One Streptomyces sp. L2 genomic window carries:
- a CDS encoding YbhB/YbcL family Raf kinase inhibitor-like protein — translation MTELKRRPLPHDFHPPVPSFTVTSTDVEEGATLGSAQVQAEGNTSPQLRWEGFPPGTKSFAVTCYDPDAPTGSGFWHWVLFDIPASVTELPAGAGSGKFEGLPEGAVHARSDYGSKEFGGAAPPPGDGPHRYVFTVYAVDQEKLGPDSDASPAVVGFNLRFHTIGRAQLIGEYENPGEG, via the coding sequence GTGACCGAGCTCAAGCGGCGGCCGCTCCCCCACGACTTCCACCCGCCCGTGCCGTCGTTCACGGTGACGAGCACGGACGTCGAGGAGGGCGCGACACTGGGGAGCGCCCAGGTGCAGGCTGAGGGCAACACCTCCCCGCAGCTGCGGTGGGAAGGCTTCCCGCCGGGGACCAAGAGCTTCGCCGTGACCTGCTACGACCCCGACGCGCCGACGGGCAGCGGGTTCTGGCACTGGGTCCTGTTCGACATCCCGGCGTCGGTGACCGAGCTGCCGGCCGGCGCGGGCAGCGGCAAGTTCGAGGGGCTGCCCGAGGGTGCCGTACACGCGCGGAGCGACTACGGGTCGAAGGAGTTCGGCGGGGCCGCTCCGCCGCCCGGGGACGGTCCGCACCGGTACGTCTTCACGGTGTACGCGGTGGACCAGGAGAAGCTCGGTCCGGACTCGGACGCCTCTCCGGCCGTCGTCGGCTTCAACCTGCGGTTCCACACGATCGGCCGCGCCCAGCTGATCGGTGAGTACGAGAATCCGGGTGAGGGCTGA
- a CDS encoding sporulation protein — MAFKKLLASLGAGGASVETVLTEVNVVPGGVVQGEVRIQGGSVNQDIEGLSVGLQARVEVESGDEEYKQNIEFTKVRLGGAFELQSGAVHAVPFGLEIPWETPVTMIDGQSLRGMHIGVTTELEIARALDSTDLDPINVHPLPAQQAILDAFIQLGFRFKNADMERGHIRGTRQRLPFYQEIEFYPPSQYRGLNQVELSFIADEHAMDVVLEMDKKPGLFSEGSDTYRSFQVGLHDFQGTDWTAYLNQWLSEVGSRRNWF, encoded by the coding sequence ATGGCGTTCAAGAAGCTGCTCGCGAGCCTCGGTGCCGGCGGTGCCTCGGTCGAGACCGTGCTGACCGAGGTCAACGTCGTCCCGGGCGGTGTGGTCCAGGGCGAGGTCCGGATCCAGGGCGGGTCCGTGAACCAGGACATCGAGGGGCTGTCCGTCGGCCTGCAGGCCCGGGTCGAGGTGGAGAGCGGCGACGAGGAGTACAAGCAGAACATCGAGTTCACGAAGGTGCGCCTCGGCGGTGCCTTCGAGCTGCAGTCGGGTGCCGTGCACGCGGTGCCGTTCGGGCTGGAGATCCCCTGGGAGACGCCGGTCACGATGATCGACGGGCAGTCCCTGCGCGGGATGCACATCGGGGTGACCACCGAGCTGGAGATCGCCCGCGCGCTCGACTCCACCGACCTGGACCCGATCAACGTGCACCCGCTGCCGGCGCAGCAGGCGATCCTCGACGCCTTCATCCAGCTGGGCTTCCGCTTCAAGAACGCGGACATGGAGCGCGGGCACATCCGGGGCACGCGGCAGCGGCTGCCGTTCTACCAGGAGATCGAGTTCTACCCGCCGTCGCAGTACCGGGGCCTGAACCAGGTCGAGCTGAGCTTCATCGCCGACGAGCACGCCATGGACGTCGTTCTGGAGATGGACAAGAAGCCCGGCCTGTTCAGCGAGGGCTCGGACACCTACCGCTCCTTCCAGGTGGGTCTGCACGACTTCCAGGGGACCGACTGGACGGCATACCTCAACCAGTGGCTGTCCGAGGTCGGCAGCAGGCGCAACTGGTTCTAG
- a CDS encoding DNA-3-methyladenine glycosylase → MIAPPDRTPLPREFFDRPVLEVAPDLLGRVLVRTTPDGPIAVRLTEVEAYDGPNDPGSHAYRGQTPRNAVMFGPPGHVYVYFTYGMWHCMNLVCGPEGRASAVLLRAGEVIEGVEPARKRRLSARNDEELAKGPARLATALGIDRALDGTDACASDETPLRMLTGTAVPRDQVRNGPRTGVAGEGGDGEIHPWRFWIANDPTVSPYRAHVPRRRRS, encoded by the coding sequence ATGATCGCGCCCCCGGACCGTACGCCACTGCCCCGAGAGTTCTTCGACCGCCCCGTCCTGGAGGTTGCCCCCGACCTCCTCGGCCGCGTCCTGGTCCGGACGACCCCCGACGGCCCGATCGCCGTACGCCTGACAGAAGTGGAGGCGTACGACGGCCCCAACGATCCCGGCTCCCACGCCTACCGCGGCCAGACCCCCCGCAACGCCGTGATGTTCGGCCCGCCCGGACATGTATACGTCTACTTCACCTACGGCATGTGGCACTGCATGAACCTCGTCTGTGGCCCCGAGGGCCGGGCGAGCGCGGTCCTGCTCCGGGCCGGGGAGGTGATCGAGGGCGTCGAGCCCGCCCGCAAACGCCGGCTCTCGGCCCGTAACGACGAGGAACTGGCCAAGGGCCCGGCCCGACTGGCCACGGCCCTGGGCATCGACCGGGCCCTGGACGGCACTGACGCGTGCGCCTCGGACGAGACACCCCTGAGGATGCTGACCGGCACGGCCGTACCCCGCGACCAGGTACGCAATGGTCCACGCACCGGCGTCGCCGGCGAGGGGGGTGACGGGGAGATCCACCCGTGGCGGTTCTGGATCGCCAACGACCCGACGGTGAGCCCCTATCGGGCGCACGTGCCGAGGCGCCGCCGAAGTTGA
- a CDS encoding tetratricopeptide repeat protein: MPIPEDVTGDEIDKDVRQELQSLPKTLAEDVARNLVMVARLIDEDPEGAYGYSKVALRLASRVAAVREAAGFAAYANQKYSEALAEFRAARRMTGHTELWPVMADCERGLDRPEKALDMAGAPEVHKLDKAGQVEMRLVAAGARRDMGQLDAAIVTLQSPELASNSVQPWTARLRYAYADALLAVGREGEAREWFAKAVEADRDGSTDASDRLAELDGVEFVDALDTEDSAADGAHDTVTDGVHDSAAVSVADDVDDAEARTDGPVDEQSDDQHDQHDQHDQHDEDDQDDEDEQDDKA; the protein is encoded by the coding sequence CTGCCGATCCCGGAGGACGTCACCGGCGACGAGATCGACAAGGACGTCCGGCAGGAGCTGCAGAGCCTGCCCAAGACGCTCGCGGAGGACGTCGCCCGGAACCTGGTGATGGTCGCCCGGCTCATCGACGAGGACCCCGAGGGCGCGTACGGCTACTCCAAGGTGGCCCTGCGTCTGGCGTCCCGTGTGGCCGCCGTGCGCGAGGCCGCCGGGTTCGCCGCCTACGCCAACCAGAAGTACAGCGAGGCCCTCGCCGAGTTCCGGGCCGCGCGGCGCATGACCGGCCACACCGAGCTGTGGCCCGTGATGGCCGACTGCGAGCGCGGGCTCGACCGGCCGGAGAAGGCGCTGGACATGGCCGGCGCTCCCGAGGTGCACAAGCTGGACAAGGCCGGGCAGGTCGAGATGCGGCTCGTCGCGGCGGGTGCCCGGCGGGACATGGGGCAGCTGGACGCGGCCATCGTCACCCTGCAGAGCCCCGAGCTCGCCTCCAACTCCGTCCAGCCCTGGACGGCGCGCCTGCGGTACGCCTACGCCGACGCGCTCCTCGCCGTCGGCCGGGAGGGCGAGGCGCGGGAGTGGTTCGCCAAGGCGGTCGAGGCAGACCGCGACGGCAGCACCGACGCCTCCGACCGGCTCGCCGAGCTGGACGGCGTGGAGTTCGTCGACGCCCTCGACACGGAGGACAGCGCGGCCGACGGCGCGCACGACACCGTGACCGACGGCGTACACGACAGTGCGGCCGTCAGCGTGGCCGACGACGTGGACGACGCCGAAGCGCGCACCGACGGCCCGGTCGACGAGCAGAGCGACGACCAGCACGACCAGCACGACCAGCATGACCAGCACGACGAGGACGATCAGGACGACGAGGACGAGCAGGACGACAAGGCCTGA
- a CDS encoding DUF1015 domain-containing protein — translation MNTAGHSEATVRRGLELTPFRGLRYDPDRVGSLAAVTSPPYDVVVRPDGLHHLQSADPHNIVRLILPQAGTPSARNEQAADTLRRWLAEGILAADSDPCLYVYEQRDGDGMLQRGVIGTLLVSEPAEGVVLPHEDVMPPVVADRAALMRATRANLEPLLLTYRGNGAAAEIVERTVERAPLLATTTEDGFHHRLWAVTDPADLAGIQSELAQQQALIADGHHRWATYRQLRAEHPSPSPWDHGLVLLVDTARYPLRVRAIHRLLHGLPVADALAAVDGLFRVRRLDVPLPEALETLADAACAGNAFLLAGDGAFHLLDHPDPDLLARTIPEDRPAAWRSLDATVLHATLLDHVWHIPEDSPAHIAYIHDTAATVEKAERDGGTAVLMHPVREEVVRDLARQGVTMPRKSTSFGPKPASGLVLRALEV, via the coding sequence ATGAACACAGCAGGTCACTCGGAAGCAACGGTGCGCCGAGGCCTGGAACTCACCCCGTTCCGTGGCCTTCGCTACGACCCCGACCGGGTCGGCAGCCTCGCCGCCGTCACGTCCCCGCCCTACGACGTCGTCGTACGCCCCGACGGCCTGCACCACCTCCAGTCCGCCGACCCGCACAACATCGTCCGGCTGATCCTGCCGCAGGCCGGCACCCCCTCGGCCCGCAACGAACAGGCAGCCGACACGCTGCGCCGCTGGCTCGCCGAGGGCATCCTGGCCGCCGACTCCGACCCCTGCCTGTACGTGTACGAACAGCGGGACGGCGACGGCATGCTGCAGCGGGGCGTGATCGGAACCCTGCTGGTCTCGGAGCCGGCCGAGGGCGTGGTGCTGCCGCACGAGGACGTCATGCCGCCCGTCGTCGCCGATCGCGCCGCCCTGATGCGTGCCACGCGCGCGAACCTGGAGCCGCTGCTGCTGACGTATCGCGGGAACGGCGCGGCGGCCGAGATCGTCGAACGCACCGTCGAGCGCGCTCCGCTGCTGGCCACGACCACCGAGGACGGCTTCCACCACCGCCTCTGGGCCGTCACCGATCCCGCCGACCTGGCCGGCATCCAGAGCGAACTGGCCCAGCAGCAGGCCCTGATCGCCGACGGCCACCACCGCTGGGCCACTTACCGGCAACTCCGCGCGGAGCATCCCTCGCCCAGCCCCTGGGACCACGGCCTGGTCCTCCTCGTCGACACCGCCCGCTACCCGCTGCGCGTCCGCGCCATCCACCGCCTGCTGCACGGGCTGCCGGTCGCGGACGCGCTGGCCGCCGTGGACGGCCTGTTCCGGGTACGGCGCCTGGACGTGCCGCTGCCCGAGGCGCTGGAGACGCTCGCCGACGCGGCCTGCGCGGGCAACGCGTTCCTGCTGGCCGGCGACGGCGCGTTCCATCTGCTCGACCACCCGGACCCCGACCTGCTGGCCCGTACGATCCCGGAGGACCGCCCGGCCGCGTGGCGCTCCCTGGACGCCACGGTCCTGCACGCCACGCTCCTGGACCACGTCTGGCACATCCCCGAGGACTCCCCCGCCCACATCGCCTACATCCACGACACGGCCGCGACGGTCGAGAAGGCGGAGCGGGACGGCGGTACGGCCGTGCTGATGCACCCCGTCCGCGAGGAGGTCGTCCGCGACCTGGCCCGGCAGGGCGTGACGATGCCACGCAAGTCGACGTCGTTCGGGCCGAAGCCGGCCTCGGGGCTGGTGCTGCGGGCGCTGGAGGTCTGA
- a CDS encoding HAD hydrolase-like protein produces the protein MSQGVRTRPEGSGQALSEAYDTALLDLDGVVYAGGQAIAHAVDSLAVARDGGMRLAYVTNNALRTPDAVAGHLTELGIPTGAEDVITSAQAVARLISDQVPAGSRVLVIGGEGLRVALCERGLVPVESADDEPVAVVQGYGGPDLTWSRFAEASYAVRRGLPWFASNTDLTIPSGRGIAPGNGAAVEVVRIATGAEPQVAGKPLPPMHRETILRTGAERPLVVGDRLDTDIEGAFNGGVDSLLVLTGVTDGAQLLAAPPQHRPTYVDADLRGLLTGQPEITHEGDGFRCGGWTATAGADRLELEHDGEGEGAPLDGLRALCAAAWTAAGEGTCELEGDKALDRLGL, from the coding sequence ATGAGCCAGGGCGTCAGGACGAGGCCCGAGGGCAGTGGGCAGGCCCTGAGCGAGGCGTACGACACGGCGCTGCTCGACCTCGACGGGGTGGTGTACGCGGGCGGGCAGGCCATCGCGCACGCGGTCGACTCGCTGGCGGTGGCCCGGGACGGCGGGATGCGGCTGGCGTACGTCACCAACAACGCGCTGCGCACGCCGGACGCGGTGGCCGGGCATCTGACGGAACTGGGCATACCGACCGGGGCCGAGGACGTCATCACCTCCGCGCAGGCCGTCGCGCGGCTGATCAGTGACCAGGTGCCGGCGGGCTCCCGGGTGCTGGTGATCGGCGGTGAGGGGCTGCGGGTCGCGCTGTGCGAGCGCGGGCTGGTGCCGGTGGAGTCGGCGGACGACGAGCCGGTGGCGGTCGTCCAGGGGTACGGCGGCCCGGACCTGACCTGGTCGCGGTTCGCGGAGGCGTCGTACGCCGTCCGGCGGGGCCTGCCGTGGTTCGCCTCCAACACGGACCTGACGATTCCGAGCGGGCGCGGGATCGCGCCGGGCAACGGGGCCGCGGTGGAGGTCGTCCGGATCGCGACGGGTGCGGAGCCGCAGGTGGCGGGGAAGCCGTTGCCGCCCATGCACCGCGAGACGATTCTGCGGACGGGCGCGGAGCGGCCCTTGGTGGTCGGGGACCGGCTGGACACCGACATCGAGGGCGCGTTCAACGGCGGGGTGGACTCGCTGCTCGTTCTGACCGGCGTCACCGACGGCGCCCAGTTGCTCGCCGCGCCCCCGCAGCACCGGCCGACGTACGTGGACGCCGATCTCCGCGGCCTGCTCACCGGCCAGCCGGAGATCACCCACGAGGGCGACGGATTCCGGTGCGGCGGGTGGACGGCGACGGCCGGCGCGGACCGGCTGGAGCTGGAGCACGACGGTGAGGGTGAGGGCGCGCCGCTGGACGGGCTGCGGGCGTTGTGCGCGGCGGCGTGGACGGCGGCCGGCGAGGGGACCTGCGAGCTGGAGGGGGACAAGGCGCTGGACCGGCTCGGGCTCTGA
- a CDS encoding iron chelate uptake ABC transporter family permease subunit gives MLVDSPPNQCARTAPAPPTRRAARAVGLLLSVAVLALVALASIAIGAKALSPDQVWHGLFHGTGTYGDVVVDERLSRTVLGLLAGAALGLSGAVLQALTRNPLADPGLLGINAGASAAVVTALTWFGVTSLTGYVWFAFAGAAAVGALVWFLGGSRGATPVRLALAGTAISAALYGYLQAVMIMDDAALSKMRFWTVGSLASANDSTITQVLPFLVGGALLALGLARPLNALAMGDDSARALGAHLHRTRALAMLAATVLCGAATAACGPIVFVGLMVPHAVRSFTGPDLRWILPYATVLSPVLLLGADILGRIVARPAELQVGIVTAVVGGPVFIFLVRRRRTAQL, from the coding sequence GTGTTGGTCGACAGTCCTCCGAACCAGTGCGCGCGGACCGCCCCCGCGCCCCCGACTCGCCGGGCGGCCCGGGCCGTTGGGCTCCTGCTCTCGGTCGCGGTCCTCGCGCTCGTCGCGCTGGCGAGCATCGCGATCGGGGCGAAGGCCCTGTCCCCGGACCAGGTCTGGCACGGCCTGTTCCACGGCACGGGAACGTACGGGGACGTCGTCGTCGACGAGCGGCTGTCCCGCACCGTCCTCGGTCTGCTGGCCGGTGCCGCGCTCGGCCTGTCCGGGGCGGTGCTCCAGGCGCTCACCCGCAATCCACTGGCCGACCCCGGCCTGCTCGGTATCAACGCCGGTGCCTCCGCCGCCGTCGTCACGGCCCTCACCTGGTTCGGCGTAACCAGCCTCACCGGCTATGTCTGGTTCGCCTTCGCGGGCGCCGCCGCGGTCGGCGCGCTGGTGTGGTTCCTCGGCGGCAGCCGGGGCGCCACACCGGTCCGGCTGGCCCTCGCCGGTACGGCGATCAGCGCCGCGCTGTACGGGTACCTCCAGGCCGTGATGATCATGGACGACGCGGCGCTGAGCAAGATGCGCTTCTGGACGGTGGGATCACTGGCCTCGGCGAACGACTCCACCATCACCCAGGTCCTGCCGTTCCTGGTCGGCGGCGCGCTCCTCGCCCTCGGTCTGGCCCGGCCGCTGAACGCCCTCGCGATGGGCGACGACTCCGCCCGCGCCCTCGGCGCCCACCTGCACCGCACCCGCGCCCTGGCCATGCTCGCGGCGACGGTGCTGTGCGGGGCGGCGACCGCCGCCTGCGGCCCCATCGTGTTCGTCGGACTGATGGTGCCGCACGCCGTGCGCTCCTTCACCGGACCCGACCTGCGCTGGATCCTGCCGTACGCGACCGTCCTCTCGCCCGTGCTGCTGCTCGGCGCCGACATCCTGGGCCGGATCGTGGCCCGCCCCGCGGAACTCCAGGTCGGCATCGTCACCGCGGTCGTCGGCGGCCCGGTCTTCATCTTTCTCGTACGACGACGGAGGACGGCCCAGCTGTGA
- a CDS encoding iron chelate uptake ABC transporter family permease subunit yields MKTRQTSRVLRTPGGLSLRVDVRALIVVVLLLAAACAAGVALIGTGDAKIPAVDVLRALAGNGTAYQDFIVNELRLPRLLVGLLVGASLGLGGALFQSVSRNPLGSPDVLGLSQGSTAGALVVIVLMSGSAAQVTAGALVGGLVTGLAIYLLAWKQGVHGYRLVLVGIGVSAIVTAVNGYLLTKADLVDAARAVIWMTGSLDGRDWDQVWPLLLLCAALVPLVLGHARALRTLEMGDDVAHALGVRVQRVRLVLMVSAVLLTAAATAAAGPVAFVALTAPQLARRLTRSPGPNLVPSLCMGAALLVTADWASQRAFGADQLPVGVVTGVLGGCYLLWLLVTERRAGRI; encoded by the coding sequence GTGAAGACCCGACAGACCAGCCGCGTCCTGCGCACCCCCGGCGGGCTCTCGCTGCGCGTGGACGTCCGCGCCCTGATCGTCGTCGTACTGCTGCTGGCCGCCGCCTGCGCCGCCGGAGTGGCGCTCATCGGCACCGGCGACGCGAAGATCCCCGCCGTCGACGTGCTGCGGGCGCTGGCCGGGAACGGCACCGCCTACCAGGACTTCATCGTCAACGAGCTGCGACTGCCCCGCCTCCTGGTCGGTCTGCTGGTCGGAGCCTCGCTCGGCCTCGGCGGCGCCCTGTTCCAGTCCGTGTCCCGCAACCCGCTGGGCAGCCCGGACGTGCTCGGCCTGTCCCAGGGCTCCACGGCGGGCGCGCTCGTCGTGATCGTGCTGATGTCCGGCAGCGCCGCCCAGGTCACGGCCGGCGCCCTGGTCGGCGGCCTGGTGACCGGGCTGGCCATCTATCTGCTCGCCTGGAAACAGGGCGTGCACGGATACCGGCTGGTCCTCGTCGGCATCGGGGTCTCCGCGATCGTGACCGCCGTCAACGGCTACCTGCTCACCAAGGCCGACCTGGTGGACGCGGCCCGCGCGGTCATCTGGATGACCGGTTCGCTGGACGGCCGGGACTGGGACCAGGTCTGGCCGCTGCTCCTGCTGTGCGCCGCCCTCGTGCCGCTGGTCCTCGGCCACGCGCGCGCCCTGCGGACTCTGGAGATGGGCGACGACGTCGCACACGCCCTCGGGGTGCGCGTGCAGCGCGTCCGGCTGGTGCTGATGGTCTCCGCGGTGCTGCTCACCGCGGCCGCCACCGCAGCCGCCGGCCCGGTCGCCTTCGTGGCCCTCACCGCCCCCCAGCTCGCCCGCCGCCTCACCCGCTCGCCCGGCCCCAACCTCGTGCCCTCCCTCTGCATGGGCGCCGCCCTCCTGGTCACCGCCGACTGGGCCTCCCAGCGCGCCTTCGGCGCCGACCAGCTCCCCGTCGGCGTGGTCACCGGCGTCCTCGGCGGCTGCTACCTGCTGTGGCTGCTGGTCACCGAGCGCAGGGCGGGCCGGATATGA
- a CDS encoding ABC transporter ATP-binding protein has translation MTGHPPAAEGRAGDNQTNPRSTVNRLSAENVTLAYDQRVIAERLSVEIPDHSFTVIVGPNACGKSTLLRALSRMLRPSRGRVLLDGQAIQSMPAKKVARTLGLLPQSSIAPDGITVADLVGRGRYPHQGLLRQWSAEDERVVQEAMARTGTAELAGRHVDELSGGQRQRVWIAMALAQQTELLLLDEPTTYLDIQHQIDVLDLCAELHENQGRTLVAVLHDLNHAARYATHLIALRDGEVIAEGAPKDIVTADLVERVFGLRCQVIDDPETGTPLVVPAARKTRADRGAGRVTAAS, from the coding sequence ATGACCGGCCACCCGCCCGCCGCTGAGGGACGGGCGGGCGACAACCAGACAAACCCGAGGAGCACCGTGAACCGCCTGTCCGCCGAGAACGTCACCCTCGCCTACGACCAGCGCGTCATCGCCGAGCGGCTGTCGGTGGAGATCCCCGACCACTCCTTCACCGTGATCGTCGGCCCGAACGCGTGCGGCAAGTCCACCCTCCTGCGGGCACTGTCCCGGATGCTCAGGCCGAGCCGGGGCCGGGTGCTGCTCGACGGGCAGGCCATCCAGTCGATGCCGGCCAAGAAGGTCGCGCGGACCCTCGGCCTGCTGCCGCAGTCGTCCATCGCACCGGACGGCATCACCGTCGCCGACCTCGTCGGCCGCGGCCGCTACCCGCACCAGGGCCTGCTGCGCCAGTGGTCCGCCGAGGACGAGCGGGTCGTCCAGGAGGCCATGGCCCGGACCGGAACCGCCGAACTCGCCGGCCGCCACGTCGACGAACTGTCCGGCGGGCAGCGCCAGCGGGTGTGGATCGCCATGGCGCTCGCCCAGCAGACCGAGCTGCTGCTCCTGGACGAGCCGACCACCTACCTCGACATCCAGCACCAGATCGACGTCCTCGACCTGTGCGCCGAACTGCACGAGAACCAGGGCCGCACCCTCGTCGCCGTCCTGCACGACCTCAACCACGCCGCCCGCTACGCCACCCACCTCATCGCCCTGCGCGACGGCGAGGTGATCGCCGAGGGCGCACCGAAGGACATCGTCACGGCCGACCTGGTCGAACGGGTCTTCGGGCTGCGCTGTCAGGTCATCGACGACCCGGAGACCGGCACCCCGCTGGTGGTCCCGGCGGCCAGGAAGACACGCGCGGACAGGGGGGCGGGCAGGGTCACAGCAGCTTCCTGA
- a CDS encoding sterol-binding protein produces the protein MATIEECRAALGKLSDNMRGAEGEARAAAAMDRSVSCHITDLDVTFAGRLTGGRIEVDDTHPGMPREKAQIRLAMAGDDLVALVGGDLNFATAWGSGRVRLEASLLDLFRLRKLL, from the coding sequence ATGGCCACGATCGAGGAGTGCCGGGCAGCGCTGGGAAAGCTTTCGGACAACATGCGGGGCGCCGAGGGCGAGGCCCGGGCCGCCGCCGCCATGGACCGCTCCGTGAGCTGCCACATCACCGACCTGGACGTCACCTTCGCCGGCCGGCTGACCGGCGGCCGGATCGAGGTGGACGACACCCATCCAGGGATGCCGAGGGAGAAGGCGCAGATCCGGCTCGCGATGGCCGGCGACGATCTCGTGGCCCTGGTCGGCGGCGACCTGAACTTCGCGACGGCCTGGGGCTCGGGCCGGGTGAGGCTGGAGGCGAGCCTGCTGGACCTGTTCCGGCTCAGGAAGCTGCTGTGA
- a CDS encoding TlyA family RNA methyltransferase: MAGVARRRLDAELVRRKLARSREHAGQLIAAGRVTVGKTVATKSATQVETAAAIVVQADADDPDYVSRGGHKLAGALAAFVPQGLVVEGRRALDAGASTGGFTDVLLRAGVAHVVAVDVGYGQLAWSLRQDERVTVKDRTNVRELTLDAIDGEPVDLVVGDLSFIPLGLVLPALKRCVRPDADLVMMVKPQFEVGKERLGSGGVVRSPQLRADAVRQVAEKAWELGLGARGVTASPLPGPSGNVEYFLWLRAGAPALDPADVDRAVAEGPR, encoded by the coding sequence GTGGCAGGAGTCGCACGCCGTCGTCTGGACGCGGAGCTGGTCCGCCGGAAGCTCGCGCGCTCGCGCGAGCACGCCGGCCAGCTGATCGCCGCGGGGCGCGTCACCGTCGGCAAGACCGTGGCGACCAAGTCCGCCACCCAGGTGGAGACCGCGGCGGCGATCGTGGTCCAGGCCGACGCCGACGACCCGGACTACGTCTCCCGCGGCGGCCACAAGCTCGCCGGCGCGCTCGCCGCGTTCGTCCCGCAGGGGCTCGTCGTCGAGGGCCGGCGCGCGCTGGACGCCGGTGCCTCCACGGGCGGCTTCACGGACGTGCTGCTGCGCGCGGGCGTCGCGCACGTCGTCGCCGTGGACGTCGGTTACGGCCAACTCGCCTGGTCTCTCCGGCAGGATGAACGCGTCACCGTCAAGGACCGTACGAACGTACGCGAGTTGACGCTCGACGCGATCGATGGGGAGCCGGTGGATCTTGTCGTGGGTGATCTGTCCTTCATCCCGCTCGGACTGGTGCTGCCCGCGCTGAAGCGGTGCGTGCGGCCGGACGCCGACCTGGTGATGATGGTCAAGCCGCAGTTCGAGGTGGGGAAGGAACGGCTGGGCAGCGGAGGTGTCGTACGGAGTCCGCAGCTGCGGGCGGACGCCGTGCGCCAGGTCGCCGAGAAGGCCTGGGAGCTGGGACTCGGGGCGCGGGGCGTGACCGCCAGTCCGCTGCCCGGGCCGTCCGGGAACGTCGAGTACTTCCTGTGGCTGCGTGCCGGGGCGCCCGCCCTGGACCCGGCCGACGTCGACCGAGCAGTGGCGGAGGGGCCGCGTTGA
- a CDS encoding NAD kinase → MTQNRARTVFLLAHTGRPAAIRSAELVVKGLLRHGIGVRVLEDEARDLPLPDEVGTVKEATPQCLDGCELLIVLGGDGTLLRGAEFARASGVPMLGVNLGRVGFLAEAERDDLDRVVDRVVARSYEVEERMTVDVVVHRNGDIVHTDWALNEAAVQKAGAEKLLEVVLEIDGRPVTGFGCDGVVLSTPTGSTAYAFSAGGPVVWPEVEALLMVPISAHALFAKPLVTSPDSVLAVEVLPHIPPGVLWCDGRRTVELPPGARVEVRRGAVPVRLARLHHSSFTDRLVAKFALPTTGWRGAPHHSAE, encoded by the coding sequence TTGACACAGAACCGAGCGCGTACGGTTTTCCTGCTCGCCCACACCGGGCGGCCGGCCGCGATCCGCAGTGCGGAACTCGTGGTCAAGGGCCTGCTGCGGCACGGTATCGGGGTGCGGGTGCTGGAGGACGAGGCGCGCGACCTGCCGCTCCCCGACGAGGTGGGCACCGTCAAGGAGGCCACCCCGCAGTGCCTGGACGGATGTGAGCTGCTGATCGTGCTCGGCGGCGACGGCACGCTGCTGCGCGGCGCCGAGTTCGCGCGGGCCTCCGGGGTGCCGATGCTCGGCGTCAACCTCGGGCGGGTGGGGTTCCTCGCGGAGGCCGAGCGGGACGACCTCGACCGGGTGGTCGACCGGGTCGTGGCGCGCTCGTACGAGGTCGAGGAGCGGATGACCGTCGACGTCGTCGTGCACCGCAACGGGGACATCGTGCACACCGACTGGGCGCTGAACGAGGCGGCCGTGCAGAAGGCCGGCGCCGAGAAGCTGCTGGAAGTCGTGCTGGAGATCGACGGGCGGCCCGTCACCGGCTTCGGCTGCGACGGGGTGGTCCTGTCGACGCCCACCGGGTCCACCGCGTACGCGTTCTCCGCCGGCGGGCCAGTGGTGTGGCCCGAGGTGGAGGCGCTGCTGATGGTGCCGATCTCCGCGCACGCGCTGTTCGCGAAGCCGCTGGTGACCTCACCGGACTCGGTGCTCGCGGTGGAGGTGCTGCCGCACATCCCGCCGGGCGTCCTGTGGTGCGACGGGCGGCGGACCGTCGAGCTGCCGCCCGGAGCCCGGGTCGAGGTACGGCGGGGGGCTGTGCCGGTGCGGCTGGCCCGGCTCCACCACTCCTCTTTCACCGACCGGCTGGTGGCGAAGTTCGCGCTGCCGACCACGGGATGGCGGGGGGCACCGCACCACTCGGCGGAGTGA